The proteins below come from a single Holdemania massiliensis genomic window:
- a CDS encoding aldose epimerase family protein translates to MKQGYFGTLQDGRTAQWLEIENEQLRVRVSDYGATLVSLWLKDAQIDAVLGFDEVSGYQQSVKYMGAMIGRVANRIKDGQFTLNGQVYSLYRNDKGNTLHGGQEGFDAKLWTVIEQRADTLTLSLCSPAGEEGFPGELTVTVTYSLAGCRLSITTRAESTAATPVSLTNHAYFTLSGSTPSLKNHWIQVDADEIGLLDPNGCTRPETMEVEGTVFDLREPQCITEVLKQHHSQLEIAGGLDHNYVLNGIGFRPVASLRQGGLTMRVLTDMPDMHVYTANFLNSDCGRGGAQYTPHCAVCFETQYYPNSVNDPSKISCILHPGETMEHCTAFEFDQEEQA, encoded by the coding sequence ATGAAACAAGGATATTTCGGGACACTGCAGGATGGCCGCACGGCTCAATGGCTGGAGATTGAAAATGAACAACTCAGAGTGCGCGTCAGCGACTATGGCGCGACTCTGGTTTCACTGTGGCTGAAAGACGCGCAGATTGACGCTGTTCTGGGATTTGATGAGGTCAGCGGCTATCAGCAGTCGGTCAAATACATGGGCGCGATGATCGGCCGGGTGGCTAACCGCATTAAGGACGGTCAGTTTACGCTGAACGGTCAGGTTTATTCATTGTACCGCAACGATAAGGGCAATACGCTGCATGGCGGTCAGGAAGGCTTTGACGCAAAGCTGTGGACAGTCATCGAACAGCGCGCGGATACACTGACGCTGAGTTTGTGTTCGCCTGCGGGGGAGGAAGGCTTTCCTGGAGAATTGACCGTGACGGTGACCTATTCGTTAGCCGGCTGTCGGCTGTCGATCACAACGCGGGCCGAAAGTACGGCAGCTACGCCGGTCTCACTGACCAATCACGCCTATTTCACCCTCAGCGGTTCAACACCATCGCTAAAAAACCATTGGATTCAGGTTGATGCCGATGAAATCGGACTGCTTGATCCTAACGGCTGTACGCGTCCGGAAACGATGGAGGTCGAAGGCACGGTCTTTGATCTGCGTGAACCCCAATGCATTACCGAGGTGCTGAAGCAGCATCACAGTCAGCTGGAAATTGCCGGGGGTCTCGATCATAACTATGTACTCAACGGCATCGGGTTCCGGCCTGTCGCCAGTTTGCGCCAAGGCGGGCTGACGATGCGGGTGCTGACGGATATGCCGGATATGCATGTCTACACGGCGAACTTCTTAAACAGTGACTGCGGCCGCGGCGGGGCACAGTATACGCCGCATTGCGCGGTTTGCTTTGAAACTCAGTATTATCCCAACAGCGTCAATGACCCATCCAAGATTTCCTGCATTCTGCATCCAGGTGAAACGATGGAGCATTGCACAGCGTTTGAATTTGATCAGGAGGAACAGGCATGA
- the rnc gene encoding ribonuclease III yields MKICEWLEARGIHCKDSRLIEQAFVHSSYVNEHKQLKHDNERLEFMGDAVLQLWVSDKLFRLDPPLDEGRMTTFRAQLVCEEALAIYARQLQLNSFLKLGVGEEKTGGRERDSIIADMFEAMLGALYEDGGMAPIDNILTEVIMPHLSHPEEPIIVDYKTKLQEYVQSDSRKTVTYEVINTTGPSNKPEFEVQVKLEGIILGTGKGNSKKKAEQKAAQNAFEKMVL; encoded by the coding sequence ATGAAAATATGCGAATGGCTTGAAGCACGAGGAATTCATTGCAAAGACAGCCGTCTGATCGAGCAGGCTTTTGTGCATTCCTCGTATGTCAATGAACATAAGCAGCTGAAACACGATAACGAACGTCTGGAATTTATGGGCGACGCGGTGCTGCAGCTGTGGGTATCGGATAAATTATTCCGGCTTGATCCGCCGTTGGATGAAGGCCGCATGACGACGTTTCGGGCGCAGTTGGTCTGTGAGGAAGCTTTAGCGATCTATGCCCGGCAGCTGCAGCTCAATTCGTTTTTAAAGCTGGGCGTAGGAGAAGAAAAAACCGGCGGCCGCGAGCGGGATTCGATCATCGCTGATATGTTTGAAGCGATGCTGGGCGCCTTGTATGAAGACGGCGGAATGGCGCCGATTGACAACATTCTGACGGAAGTGATCATGCCGCATTTGAGTCATCCGGAAGAACCGATTATCGTCGATTATAAAACCAAGCTGCAGGAATATGTTCAGTCGGATTCCCGCAAAACGGTAACCTATGAAGTCATCAATACTACTGGACCGTCCAACAAGCCGGAGTTTGAAGTCCAGGTCAAGCTGGAAGGGATTATCCTGGGCACGGGCAAGGGCAACTCCAAAAAGAAGGCGGAGCAGAAAGCCGCTCAGAACGCTTTTGAAAAGATGGTGCTGTAG
- a CDS encoding FAD-dependent oxidoreductase produces the protein MKQKQISRRAFLKGTAAGALGIAAAGLLSGCANENEQTAVPTPGLDDQPQSTSSDWLGSAPVIDEKQIVATYDCDVVVIGAGTAGLFAACAAAEEGADTILVEKFGEEYGGSGIRDTLAAVNSRQQIENNDNPDPFDVMTEMVRQSNGYGDQRLYKVWAEHSGETIDWYGDLLEANGLRLRHEVDNHTEPVRYPIYDVGHSLQMSDTQGAEGVTAKILKDYGVGLGLSIHYNTALTSLVKEGEQVVGMIAAVEGGYARYNTKKGVIVCTGGYSLNKEMLNALQPETVKMTNINYSYPGSTGDGIKACLWAGAAMDETHAAMLFDRGAIKPDQVGCDEQGVLFWMGSQPFLKVDLNGNRFANESGCYDHILHDAFNLPQMTYAMVWDANYIQDMERFDTHGCSRMFPHANGAESVWPLEFNEAVFMSQYREQGIVVSAETIEELADKLGIPQENLKATVQRYNELADKQKDEDFGKEPFRLSHLRQAPFEGVRMSGGYFICTLDGIKIDVNMNAVTPQGKPIEGLYVAGDCSGGYFDGSYPNLLAGCAAGRSVTFGRLAGKLAAHREG, from the coding sequence ATGAAACAGAAACAAATTTCACGTCGGGCCTTTTTGAAAGGGACGGCAGCCGGAGCCTTAGGCATCGCCGCGGCAGGGTTGTTGAGCGGCTGTGCGAATGAAAACGAACAAACCGCCGTACCGACGCCTGGATTGGATGATCAACCGCAGAGCACCTCAAGCGACTGGCTGGGCAGCGCCCCGGTGATCGATGAAAAACAGATTGTCGCGACCTACGATTGCGACGTCGTTGTCATTGGAGCGGGAACGGCAGGCTTATTTGCCGCCTGTGCCGCCGCTGAGGAAGGCGCCGATACAATCCTGGTTGAAAAATTCGGGGAAGAATATGGTGGTTCTGGAATTCGCGACACGCTGGCAGCGGTGAACTCCCGGCAGCAGATCGAAAACAACGACAATCCGGATCCGTTTGATGTGATGACGGAAATGGTTCGGCAGTCCAATGGTTATGGCGATCAGCGGCTGTATAAGGTCTGGGCAGAACATTCCGGGGAAACGATTGACTGGTATGGCGATCTGCTGGAAGCCAACGGTCTGCGGCTGCGCCATGAGGTTGACAATCATACCGAGCCTGTCCGCTATCCGATTTATGATGTCGGTCATTCCCTGCAGATGAGCGATACGCAGGGGGCCGAAGGCGTCACGGCTAAAATATTAAAAGATTACGGTGTCGGTCTGGGACTGTCGATCCATTACAATACTGCACTGACATCCCTGGTGAAAGAAGGCGAACAGGTCGTCGGCATGATCGCCGCTGTGGAAGGCGGATATGCCCGCTACAATACGAAAAAAGGCGTCATTGTCTGTACCGGGGGCTACAGCCTGAACAAAGAGATGCTCAATGCCCTGCAGCCGGAAACCGTGAAAATGACCAATATCAATTATTCTTATCCAGGCAGCACCGGCGATGGCATCAAAGCCTGTCTGTGGGCAGGGGCGGCAATGGATGAAACCCATGCTGCGATGCTGTTTGACCGCGGCGCAATCAAACCGGATCAGGTTGGATGCGATGAACAGGGCGTGCTGTTCTGGATGGGATCGCAGCCGTTTTTGAAGGTGGATCTCAACGGCAACCGCTTCGCCAATGAAAGCGGTTGTTACGATCATATTCTGCATGACGCGTTTAATCTGCCGCAGATGACGTATGCGATGGTGTGGGACGCTAATTACATTCAGGATATGGAACGCTTTGATACCCATGGCTGCAGCCGGATGTTCCCGCATGCCAACGGAGCAGAATCCGTTTGGCCGCTGGAATTCAACGAAGCTGTGTTTATGAGTCAGTATCGCGAACAGGGTATTGTTGTGTCCGCGGAAACGATTGAGGAACTGGCTGACAAGCTGGGCATTCCGCAGGAAAACTTAAAAGCTACAGTACAACGGTATAATGAGCTGGCGGATAAGCAAAAGGATGAGGACTTCGGTAAGGAACCGTTCCGTCTCTCCCATCTGCGTCAGGCGCCGTTTGAAGGCGTTCGGATGAGCGGCGGCTATTTCATCTGTACGCTGGACGGGATTAAAATTGACGTCAATATGAACGCGGTGACACCGCAGGGAAAACCGATCGAAGGTTTGTATGTTGCCGGGGACTGCTCAGGCGGCTACTTTGACGGCAGTTATCCGAATCTGTTGGCAGGCTGTGCCGCAGGCCGCTCAGTCACCTTTGGCCGTTTGGCGGGAAAACTGGCGGCGCACCGCGAAGGGTAA
- a CDS encoding HAD family hydrolase, producing the protein MQNIKTVLFDFDYTLGDSSSGIVISVNYALNKLAYPPAEPQVVCSTIGLSLPETFLRLTGCHDPLKTAAFAQFFKEKADEVMVAHTSLYPGVQNLLVSLRSRQICIGIVSTKYHYRINQILSHNQISKLFDGIVGAEDVVNPKPDPQGVLMMMEQFASTPSKTLYVGDSLVDALTAQNAQTLFAAVLSGPASAEAFQVFHPLAVMSNLSEILTLLD; encoded by the coding sequence ATGCAGAACATCAAAACGGTTCTATTTGATTTTGATTACACACTTGGAGATTCGAGTTCAGGAATAGTCATCAGCGTCAATTATGCCTTAAATAAGTTGGCTTACCCTCCTGCAGAACCGCAAGTGGTTTGTTCCACTATCGGTTTATCTCTGCCAGAGACTTTTCTGCGCTTAACAGGCTGTCATGACCCCTTGAAAACCGCAGCATTTGCCCAATTTTTTAAAGAAAAGGCAGATGAGGTGATGGTCGCGCATACAAGTCTTTATCCAGGGGTACAGAATTTACTTGTTTCATTACGATCACGACAGATTTGTATCGGGATTGTCTCAACAAAATATCATTATCGAATCAATCAAATTTTAAGTCATAATCAGATTTCCAAGCTCTTTGATGGAATCGTAGGTGCTGAGGATGTTGTCAACCCCAAGCCAGATCCGCAAGGGGTGCTGATGATGATGGAACAGTTCGCAAGTACACCGTCAAAAACACTGTATGTTGGCGATAGCCTAGTGGATGCGCTAACGGCCCAGAATGCTCAGACTTTGTTTGCAGCGGTATTATCAGGCCCGGCTTCCGCCGAAGCATTTCAAGTTTTTCATCCCCTCGCTGTAATGTCGAATTTATCTGAAATTTTAACATTGCTGGATTAA
- the recG gene encoding ATP-dependent DNA helicase RecG, producing MALTLKQLKMTPKRTELLEKMGLTDSDAILMCVPLRYQCREVIPYEQWQVKSEVILEGQIVRPARSMRIRGGKTMTKFQLENDDDCFEITIFNRPWASNLSVGQRITVIGYYQGAGKITATTYNSQPLQEQLGVTPVYPLKEGMTQKMMQEIIKKTFITAQSHIEELVPPSLQKQYRLLPKKTALRCLHFPRSMEEVYQATRTLKYEEFLKFHLVLEMIHRQQTETVTKKAKQFDAEQVYALANHLSFAMTPDQFKAVRDILADMGSDKIMYRLIQGDVGCGKTLVASLALYACVLSGHQGAIMAPTEILARQHAVSLKKLFAGLPIKIDVLCSSLPAAKKKEVLQAMKDGTLHLVAGTHALFQKEVEFAKLGLVVADEQHRFGVQQRKALKEKGEKVDFLLMSATPIPRTLAATLYGDMDISTIMTMPPGRKPIQTQLIEKNTLSPIMPQLLEQLAQGGQIYIVCSAIEENENFDGRNVLDIFESLSKAFAGKAKLGLMHGRMSSEEKEQAMHDFEANKTQILVSTTVIEVGVNVVNACCMVIYDAHRFGLSQLHQLRGRVGRGNRQGYCFLLTSSKDPESLARLKIMEQTTDGFEIAMKDLEQRGPGELLGTRQSGVPGLILGDLVADTKIIQTARQDAANILNNPENPEYQPLLTKIRKENESAISYMD from the coding sequence ATGGCGCTGACGCTGAAACAATTAAAAATGACTCCGAAGCGAACGGAGCTGTTAGAAAAAATGGGTCTGACGGACAGCGATGCAATTTTAATGTGCGTCCCACTGCGTTATCAGTGCCGTGAGGTCATTCCTTACGAACAATGGCAGGTAAAAAGCGAAGTGATTCTGGAAGGGCAGATCGTCCGTCCGGCGCGGTCAATGCGGATCCGCGGCGGCAAAACCATGACGAAATTCCAGCTGGAAAATGACGACGATTGTTTTGAAATTACAATCTTTAACCGCCCTTGGGCAAGCAATTTGTCCGTCGGCCAGCGGATCACGGTGATCGGCTATTATCAAGGCGCGGGCAAGATCACCGCGACAACGTATAACAGTCAGCCGCTTCAGGAACAGTTGGGCGTCACGCCGGTTTATCCGCTGAAAGAGGGCATGACCCAGAAAATGATGCAGGAAATCATCAAGAAAACATTCATTACCGCCCAATCCCATATTGAAGAATTAGTCCCGCCCTCGCTGCAGAAGCAATATCGCCTGCTGCCCAAGAAAACCGCGCTGCGCTGTCTGCATTTTCCCCGCTCCATGGAGGAAGTCTATCAGGCGACGCGGACGCTGAAATATGAGGAATTTCTGAAATTCCATCTCGTGCTGGAGATGATTCATCGCCAGCAGACGGAAACGGTAACGAAGAAGGCGAAGCAGTTTGATGCGGAACAGGTCTACGCGCTGGCCAATCATCTCTCCTTTGCGATGACGCCGGATCAGTTTAAGGCTGTGCGGGATATCTTGGCCGATATGGGCAGTGACAAAATCATGTACCGCTTGATTCAGGGCGATGTGGGATGCGGCAAAACGTTGGTGGCTTCCCTGGCTCTGTATGCCTGTGTGCTCAGCGGTCATCAGGGGGCAATCATGGCACCGACCGAAATTCTCGCTCGTCAGCATGCCGTTTCCTTGAAAAAGCTGTTTGCCGGACTGCCGATCAAAATTGACGTACTCTGTTCATCGCTGCCGGCGGCGAAAAAGAAAGAAGTGCTGCAGGCGATGAAGGACGGGACGCTGCATTTGGTTGCCGGAACGCATGCATTATTTCAGAAGGAAGTCGAGTTTGCCAAGCTGGGATTGGTCGTTGCGGATGAACAGCACCGCTTCGGCGTGCAGCAGCGCAAGGCGTTAAAAGAAAAAGGCGAAAAGGTCGATTTCCTGTTGATGAGCGCGACGCCTATTCCGCGGACGCTGGCCGCGACTCTGTATGGGGACATGGACATTTCAACGATCATGACAATGCCGCCGGGACGCAAGCCGATCCAGACGCAGCTGATCGAGAAAAATACGCTCAGCCCGATCATGCCGCAGCTGTTGGAGCAGTTAGCACAGGGCGGTCAGATCTACATCGTGTGCAGCGCGATCGAAGAAAATGAAAATTTCGATGGCCGCAATGTTCTCGATATCTTTGAAAGCCTAAGCAAGGCATTTGCCGGCAAGGCTAAGCTCGGATTGATGCACGGACGGATGAGCAGTGAAGAAAAGGAACAGGCGATGCATGACTTTGAGGCCAACAAGACACAAATTCTCGTTTCAACCACGGTCATCGAGGTCGGCGTCAACGTTGTCAACGCCTGCTGCATGGTGATTTACGATGCCCATCGGTTCGGACTTTCCCAACTCCACCAGCTGCGCGGCCGAGTCGGACGGGGCAATCGGCAGGGCTATTGCTTTCTTTTGACTTCCAGCAAAGATCCGGAAAGTCTGGCACGCTTGAAGATCATGGAACAGACGACGGATGGATTTGAGATTGCGATGAAGGATCTTGAGCAGCGCGGTCCGGGTGAACTTCTGGGAACTCGTCAAAGCGGTGTCCCAGGACTAATTTTAGGCGATTTAGTGGCGGATACGAAAATCATTCAAACCGCCCGGCAGGACGCGGCCAACATCTTAAACAACCCGGAGAATCCAGAGTATCAGCCGTTGTTAACTAAAATCCGGAAAGAAAATGAATCCGCTATTTCTTATATGGATTAA
- the gltA gene encoding NADPH-dependent glutamate synthase: MPNMQNEKTPMPLQEGLVRITNFDEVALGYTEEQMMNEAERCLHCVNHPCTTGCPVSVMIPDFIKALKTGNIDEAYGVITKTNSFPSICGRVCPQENQCEKNCVRAIRGEAVAIGRLERYVADHHTPSVPEKPQANGIKVAVVGSGPAGLACAADLAKEGFAVTIYEALHEAGGVLRYGIPEFRLPKRIVDEQLDQLKQLGVTIETNVIVGKTLTMQELEEDGFQAVFIGSGAGLPKFMGIPGETAAGVFSANEVLTRVNLMKAYREDHLTPYYQSNHTIVVGGGNVAMDAARCARRLGKKVTVVYRRSLAEMPARKEEVEHAMDEDITFMTLHNPVEIYKDEKGFVKGVKLEKMELGEPDERGRRSPVPTGEMIDLVCDCVIMALGTSSNPLLVRSEPRLQTNPRGCLIVDEQQETTMKNVYAGGDAVSGAATVILALGAGKRAAASIIKALTPNKA, from the coding sequence ATGCCGAATATGCAGAATGAAAAAACACCAATGCCGCTGCAGGAGGGCTTGGTGCGGATTACAAATTTTGATGAAGTTGCGCTAGGTTATACCGAGGAACAGATGATGAACGAAGCAGAGCGTTGTCTGCATTGCGTCAATCATCCATGTACCACGGGCTGCCCGGTTTCGGTCATGATTCCCGATTTTATCAAAGCGTTAAAGACAGGAAATATTGATGAAGCTTACGGTGTGATTACCAAGACCAACAGCTTCCCGTCGATCTGCGGCCGTGTCTGTCCGCAGGAAAACCAATGTGAAAAGAACTGCGTTCGGGCTATCCGCGGAGAAGCGGTGGCGATTGGCCGGCTGGAACGATATGTCGCAGATCATCATACCCCAAGCGTACCGGAAAAGCCGCAGGCCAATGGAATAAAAGTGGCGGTTGTCGGTTCCGGTCCGGCGGGTTTGGCATGCGCTGCGGATCTGGCCAAGGAAGGCTTTGCGGTTACGATTTATGAAGCGCTGCATGAAGCCGGCGGCGTTCTGCGTTATGGGATTCCGGAATTCCGTCTGCCGAAGCGGATCGTTGACGAACAGCTCGACCAGCTGAAGCAGTTGGGCGTGACGATTGAAACCAATGTGATCGTCGGCAAGACCTTGACGATGCAGGAGTTAGAAGAGGATGGTTTCCAGGCCGTCTTCATCGGCAGCGGTGCCGGTCTGCCAAAGTTTATGGGCATTCCAGGTGAAACCGCAGCCGGGGTATTCAGTGCCAATGAAGTGCTGACGCGCGTCAATTTGATGAAGGCCTATCGCGAGGATCATCTGACGCCGTATTATCAAAGCAATCATACGATTGTGGTCGGCGGCGGCAATGTTGCGATGGATGCGGCCCGCTGTGCCCGTCGTTTAGGCAAAAAGGTAACCGTGGTTTACCGCCGGTCACTGGCGGAGATGCCGGCCCGGAAAGAAGAAGTCGAACATGCGATGGATGAAGACATCACCTTCATGACACTGCATAATCCAGTTGAAATTTACAAGGATGAAAAAGGCTTTGTGAAAGGTGTGAAACTGGAAAAGATGGAACTGGGCGAGCCGGATGAACGCGGACGCCGTTCACCGGTACCGACGGGGGAAATGATTGATTTAGTCTGCGATTGCGTTATCATGGCGTTAGGAACCTCCAGCAATCCGCTGCTGGTTCGCAGTGAACCGCGCTTGCAGACAAATCCGCGGGGCTGTCTGATCGTGGATGAACAACAGGAAACGACGATGAAAAACGTCTATGCCGGCGGCGACGCGGTCAGCGGCGCGGCAACAGTTATCCTGGCGCTGGGCGCGGGCAAGCGGGCAGCCGCTTCGATCATCAAAGCGCTGACCCCGAACAAAGCTTAA
- a CDS encoding sulfide/dihydroorotate dehydrogenase-like FAD/NAD-binding protein — translation MVDILEARVLNPQITLLKLKAERIAKKVQPGQFVILHQDEKAERIPLTIADSDPEAGTITVILQAAGESTKRLCALKTGDQIRDVVGPLGQATDFEGAQNICVIGGGVGCAIAYPSAKACHLKGAHVDLIAGFKNESLVILKEEMAAIADEFTLISDDGSTGKQGFVTDALKEKLDQGKKYDLVIAIGPIIMMKMVCKVTEAAGIKTLVSLNPIMIDGTGMCGGCRVTVGGKVKFACVDGPDFDGHQVDFDELMQRNRTYMEDHRCHLEEVK, via the coding sequence ATGGTTGATATTTTAGAAGCTCGTGTCCTGAACCCACAGATCACGCTGCTGAAATTAAAAGCAGAACGGATCGCTAAGAAGGTTCAGCCAGGACAGTTTGTGATTCTTCATCAGGACGAAAAAGCAGAAAGGATCCCGTTAACGATTGCCGATTCCGATCCAGAAGCGGGCACGATCACGGTCATCCTGCAGGCTGCCGGGGAATCAACGAAGCGTTTATGTGCGCTAAAGACGGGAGATCAGATCCGTGATGTGGTTGGTCCGTTAGGTCAGGCGACAGATTTTGAAGGGGCGCAGAATATCTGCGTCATCGGCGGCGGTGTCGGCTGCGCGATTGCTTACCCCAGTGCGAAAGCTTGTCATCTCAAGGGTGCGCATGTGGATCTGATCGCTGGCTTTAAGAATGAATCGCTGGTGATTCTGAAAGAGGAAATGGCCGCGATTGCCGATGAATTCACGCTGATCAGCGACGACGGCAGCACTGGAAAGCAAGGTTTTGTTACCGACGCGTTAAAGGAAAAATTAGATCAGGGAAAGAAATATGATCTGGTGATTGCGATTGGCCCGATCATCATGATGAAGATGGTCTGCAAGGTGACCGAAGCCGCCGGCATTAAAACATTAGTCAGTCTGAATCCGATTATGATTGACGGAACCGGAATGTGCGGAGGATGTCGGGTCACGGTGGGCGGCAAAGTAAAATTTGCCTGTGTTGACGGCCCGGATTTTGATGGCCATCAGGTTGATTTCGACGAGCTGATGCAGCGCAATCGAACCTATATGGAAGATCATCGCTGTCACCTTGAGGAGGTGAAATAA
- a CDS encoding galactokinase, translating into MNKTELKALLNQNRSRLGSLYGQTQIEQQIDRYSQLIDAYEAAFNDQDCALFSAPGRTEVGGNHTDHQHGRVLAASVNMDAAAAAGRREGEVVFHSEGFAIKPVSLDDLFVHPEEKNTSEALIRGVLAGFVQRGYKIGGFQAVSNSTVLKGSGISSSAAFEVLIGTILSHLYNDGQVSAQEIAKIGQYAENVYFGKPSGLLDQMACSVGNFVTIDFKDPQNVLVEQVDFDFNHSQIALCLVDTRQDHADLSDEYGLMPAEMRQVAAYFGCEVLRQVDPADFYQHIQAVRAQLQNDRALLRAIHFFEEDARVPLQVQALKDHDLSRFFELVIESGHSSFMYLQNVTSPSDIRHQSLALALALSEKVLKGRGAWRVHGGGLAGTIQAFVPLDLLDVYQQVMDDCFGAGSCHVLSIRPEGGVRLL; encoded by the coding sequence ATGAACAAGACAGAACTTAAAGCTTTGCTGAATCAGAACCGTTCGCGGCTCGGCAGTCTGTATGGCCAGACTCAGATCGAGCAGCAGATTGACCGGTACTCCCAGCTTATTGATGCCTATGAGGCAGCGTTCAACGATCAGGACTGCGCGCTGTTTTCTGCCCCGGGACGCACGGAGGTCGGCGGCAATCATACCGATCACCAGCACGGCCGGGTTTTGGCCGCCAGCGTCAATATGGATGCCGCTGCCGCCGCAGGCAGACGGGAAGGGGAAGTTGTTTTTCATTCGGAAGGCTTTGCGATCAAACCGGTCTCGCTCGATGATCTTTTTGTCCATCCGGAAGAAAAGAATACATCGGAAGCCCTGATCCGCGGTGTGTTGGCTGGATTTGTCCAGCGCGGCTATAAAATCGGCGGTTTCCAGGCGGTGTCCAACAGCACCGTGCTGAAAGGCTCAGGCATTTCTTCATCTGCGGCCTTTGAAGTGCTGATCGGAACGATTTTGTCACATTTATATAATGACGGTCAGGTTTCCGCCCAGGAGATTGCCAAGATCGGTCAGTATGCGGAGAACGTTTATTTCGGCAAGCCAAGCGGTCTGCTCGATCAGATGGCGTGTTCGGTCGGCAATTTTGTGACGATTGATTTCAAGGATCCGCAGAACGTTCTTGTCGAGCAGGTTGATTTTGATTTTAACCACAGTCAGATCGCGCTGTGTCTGGTCGATACGCGGCAGGATCATGCAGATCTGTCCGATGAATACGGCCTAATGCCGGCGGAAATGCGGCAGGTCGCGGCGTATTTTGGCTGCGAGGTGCTGCGGCAGGTGGATCCGGCCGATTTTTACCAGCATATTCAGGCGGTTCGTGCACAGCTTCAAAATGATCGGGCCCTACTCAGGGCAATTCATTTCTTTGAGGAAGACGCGCGGGTTCCGTTGCAGGTACAGGCTTTGAAGGATCATGATCTCAGCCGATTCTTTGAACTGGTTATCGAATCCGGTCATTCCAGCTTCATGTATCTGCAGAATGTAACCAGTCCGAGCGATATCCGTCATCAATCCCTGGCGCTGGCGCTGGCCTTATCGGAAAAGGTGCTGAAAGGCCGCGGGGCTTGGCGGGTTCATGGCGGCGGCTTGGCAGGAACGATTCAGGCGTTTGTGCCGCTGGATCTTTTGGATGTCTATCAGCAGGTGATGGACGATTGCTTCGGTGCCGGCAGCTGTCATGTTTTATCCATCCGTCCGGAAGGCGGAGTCCGATTGCTTTAG
- a CDS encoding metallophosphoesterase yields the protein MLLKFILILVLIGILACLVLQQRVLQRCRVSEKIRRQIQIFDCLAVFVLIARFMPLPLGSTELVQILALASLIMLVISTLILVLVQRWCSGKNTWIFIWLLCSALLSAGVGLIGWQQAHTLVVHETQLTLTSQFNHDDLHFTVISDLHLGTAIQGKQIDSLIQILEETPDQPVLILGDLFDEYTTPSQLQQFIDKINQSQLETIYMIAGNHEYHQRFHEAYFQQLQASRIQLLRDQSISLGEHLKLLLRQDRSQPRRSLDELIGNSTADWIVLDHQPKLKEKNPAVLLQLSGHTHAGQVVPFSLAVRIAYPCVVGHCDTSPQAFVTSGTGTWGLPFRLGTESEVLRVTLHFKPQSE from the coding sequence ATGCTGCTCAAATTCATTTTAATCTTGGTTTTAATCGGAATTCTGGCGTGCTTGGTACTGCAGCAGCGGGTGCTGCAGCGCTGCCGAGTTTCAGAAAAGATCCGCAGACAGATTCAGATTTTCGATTGTTTGGCCGTTTTTGTCCTTATCGCCCGATTTATGCCGCTACCCTTAGGCTCAACGGAGTTGGTTCAAATACTGGCGCTGGCCAGCCTGATTATGCTTGTGATCTCCACATTGATTCTGGTATTAGTCCAGCGCTGGTGCAGCGGAAAAAATACCTGGATATTTATTTGGCTGCTCTGCAGTGCCCTTTTAAGCGCGGGCGTGGGACTGATCGGCTGGCAGCAGGCCCATACCCTTGTCGTCCATGAAACACAGCTGACATTGACCTCACAGTTTAACCATGATGATCTGCATTTCACAGTGATCTCTGATCTGCATTTAGGCACCGCGATTCAAGGAAAGCAGATTGATTCACTGATCCAGATCTTAGAGGAAACCCCGGATCAGCCTGTGCTGATATTAGGGGATTTATTTGATGAATACACAACACCCTCCCAGCTGCAGCAGTTCATTGACAAAATCAACCAGTCCCAGCTTGAGACAATTTATATGATTGCCGGAAATCATGAATACCATCAGCGTTTTCATGAAGCTTATTTCCAACAGCTCCAAGCCAGCCGCATTCAGCTGCTGCGCGATCAGAGCATAAGCCTCGGCGAGCATCTCAAGCTGCTGCTGCGGCAGGATCGATCTCAGCCCCGCCGTTCTCTGGACGAACTGATCGGTAATTCAACAGCGGACTGGATTGTTTTAGATCATCAGCCGAAGCTGAAAGAGAAAAACCCGGCTGTGCTGCTGCAATTGTCAGGCCATACGCATGCTGGGCAGGTTGTCCCGTTTTCCCTGGCTGTCAGAATAGCCTATCCCTGTGTTGTTGGTCATTGTGATACTTCACCGCAGGCTTTCGTCACCAGCGGAACCGGTACATGGGGTCTGCCGTTTCGCTTGGGAACGGAAAGTGAAGTGCTGCGGGTTACACTGCATTTCAAACCGCAAAGTGAATGA